The genomic region TAATTATCGCCGTAATCGTGATAGTTGCTGCTATTGCCGTAGTGCTAGCATACCTATATCCATTAGGTCCATTAGCCCCCGATGTAATCTTGATTGGTGTGCCAGCCCCACTAACTGGGCCAGGAGCACAGATGGGGGAGCCAATACCATGGATAGTATCATATATAGAGAACGTAATCAATAAGGAAGGAGGAATATTTCTGGAGGAGTACGGAAGAAAGATACCGGTAAAGTTTCTGCTGAAAGATAATCAAGCAGACTTCGACTTAACAGCAACAATAACAGAAGAACTGATAATAAAAGATAAAGTACCATTAATCCTAGTTCCTATAGGTGCCCTCGCCATGCCGGCCGCTGGCATGAAAGCCGAAAAATACGGTGTACCATGCATCCTACATTTCTGCCCAGCATCTACTATTGAAATAATAGGGCCTTCTCAACATGTGTATTATACAACTTGGTCATGGAGCGAAGTAGTACAGAATATATTAAAGGCTTGTAAATTAATAGAAACAAACGGTAAAATTGGTCTTTTAGCCGTAAATAATGCTGAGGGGCAACGTATCCATCGTATGGTGAAGAATATTGCGCCAGGGATGGGATTTGAAGTAATAGATTATGGCTTGTATTCTCCCGGTCTTATAGATTTCTCACCATACATTGAACGGATGAAGACTGATAAAGCTGAAATATGTTTTGCATATTGCTGGTTTGAGGAGTCAGCGATATTCTGGAGACAGTGCCATGAAATGGGGTATAAACCAAAAGTTGCGTATATTGGAATGGCGGCTGCTGAACCTAGCACTGTGGCTGCTTTAGGTGGTGATTTAGGCTTAGGCTTAATTGCCTTAGGCTTATTTTCGCCAGCTTTTCCATTTAAAGATTCCATCACTGGAAAATTGGTAAAAGAATTATATGACATGTACACTAAAGAGACGGGAAGAACGGCAGGAGTGAACATGGCTTCCTATGTTGGTTTTGAAATAACTGTGGACGTTATAAGAAGGGCTGGATCTCTCAGTAAGGAGAAAATCCTGAGGGCTCTCTCGGAAACGAATCTAAACACGGCATGGGGTAACATAAACTTCAAAAAACTTTATGACGAAGCCTTAATGAAGATATATGCTACAGTTGAACCAGAGCTACTTATCCAACCAGACCATACTTGCGTCTTGCCCTCGGTTATCATTCAATGGTTCAAGGAAGACGGCAGATGGGTGGATAAGATAATATATGTTGGGAGATGGACAGAAATCCCTGTTCAAGCAAAAATGATCCCAATACCAGGGTCCGAATAAAAACAAAAGTGTATCCTCAATTTTTTATCTTCTCTACTGTATATCCCTTTAGGCTTTTTCCATAAACCATTAGTGTGTAGTGTGCTAAGATTTTTGAGTGTTCTTGGATGGGCGCTTGCGCCAGTTAAATTGATAACTAAGTCGCAATATTCTTATATTTTCCCGGTACTTTGGTAGTAAGTGGTGGAGGTTATTGACGGATAGAGTAAAAAAGTTGAGGGAGAGGGTTTATGAGGCTACTTTTAAGCCAGGCTACTGTATCGAGAGAGCGTATTGGATGACGAAATCCTATATGGAAACGGAGGGCGAGCCAATAATTATTAGGAGGGCAAAGGCGCTCAAAAAAATCCTAGAGAATATGACTATAGGGATAGAAGATGGAGAACTAATAGTTGGCAAACCAACAAGCAAACTGGTCAGCAGCCCATTATTCCCAGAAATAG from Candidatus Bathyarchaeia archaeon harbors:
- a CDS encoding ABC transporter substrate-binding protein, with the translated sequence MGDFMLRKAITKLQAVIIAVIVIVAAIAVVLAYLYPLGPLAPDVILIGVPAPLTGPGAQMGEPIPWIVSYIENVINKEGGIFLEEYGRKIPVKFLLKDNQADFDLTATITEELIIKDKVPLILVPIGALAMPAAGMKAEKYGVPCILHFCPASTIEIIGPSQHVYYTTWSWSEVVQNILKACKLIETNGKIGLLAVNNAEGQRIHRMVKNIAPGMGFEVIDYGLYSPGLIDFSPYIERMKTDKAEICFAYCWFEESAIFWRQCHEMGYKPKVAYIGMAAAEPSTVAALGGDLGLGLIALGLFSPAFPFKDSITGKLVKELYDMYTKETGRTAGVNMASYVGFEITVDVIRRAGSLSKEKILRALSETNLNTAWGNINFKKLYDEALMKIYATVEPELLIQPDHTCVLPSVIIQWFKEDGRWVDKIIYVGRWTEIPVQAKMIPIPGSE
- a CDS encoding pyruvate formate lyase family protein, yielding MTDRVKKLRERVYEATFKPGYCIERAYWMTKSYMETEGEPIIIRRAKALKKILENMTIGIEDGELIVGKPTSKLVSSPLFPEI